AAAGCCCTTGGCCCCCACACGGCTAGCTGCTACACCATCTCTGTTTGATCCATTATATTGCCTCCAACGTTATTTGCTCTAGGGCCGATTTCGCCATTGGGCTAACATGTCAGTCTACTGGATACACtacgaaaaaaaaacttttttcacGTGGTTGGCTCACCCGCCTGTCAAAAAGGTATGAAAAACAACAATTTTTTTCCATGCGGGATGTAGCCTGTCCAAACTCGCAATACTTAGATATGCCCCCATTCAACCGAAActctttatattttgggacagaagaAGTACTATGTATGGATGCTTCTGACCTACTTAATATAATTTCACACCAAATAGTAGTTTAATTCCGCTACCCCAATGTTTAAACTCCATATCACAAAATTATTTCTCTGATCTCCACTGACCACTGTACTATTGCTTATTGGGGCAGATTACTTTCGTAAGACATCTATATTCTTCCATGATTTACCTTAATTGATTTAGAACCGACTTTTTAATTTCTTCATAGCATTGAGAACTGTGAGGTGGTTACTAGCAGGTTTTAAGGAAACCGCTTCATTAGGACCAGGACCAAGGTCACTTTTTTGTGCAGTGTTAACCCTGACTACCATTATTCttttatatttaaattaaaGATTACTTAAACTCAACATCGAAAGGCTTCATTTTGAATTGTGTTAAACTTGCGTCTTTaaaaaatattcctttttttttcatccacaaaTTGAACGTCTCTTTTTCTGTTTGGTAAATTGACATGCCAGCAACTAAAAGCTACTTTTGTGCAGCTACAAGCATATATAACACTATAGTGTGTAAATCAAGTCAATGCCAACACTACATATAGAATTTCTAAAACAACATAAGATGGCTCTTCATTAATAAGACATTTACTTCAGTTCAGGGTAGCACTGAACAGTTGGTACCATATATTTGCAGCATGCAGAAATATATTCTTTTCCAGCTAGCTACTCACATTATTCTACTAAAATACTGtcaaatatatatagatatgcATTTTTTTCACACCAAACTTGAGAAAGGTAACTAATATCTATGAAGTGCTGGAAATCAAGTATTTAATTTGGCATCTAGCTAATATCTTGTGCTTATATATATTAAGAAAAGACGTTCTCATGTGTGATGGTGTCGCTTATGTATCAATTCTAATAGTAGGAGAATCCAATACATTTGATATCACGCACGATAAATTTGCAAAGAATAGTAACAGCTATATGGAACTTTTGCGATCCTTGCACGCAAAATGTACACATTAATGACACGATTCATTGCATATATGACAACTGTTGATTAATGCTCTTATTTCTAAGAAAGCTAATTAAATGCATTACTAATGATCCAACTAATTATTACATTCTTTAGTTTGTACAAATAATACTTGTTTCCTATTAATGTTTATATTCTTACTTGTGCAAAAGTTGCAGAAATAATATTGTTACAAGGAATATTATTGATGCTAGGTACCAGCTAGTTATAATAGTTACTAACTTACCATAGTTACATGTCAAATTTACCCTGCTTTGATAATTTACGGTAGTGACGATCttccttaagaaaaaaaagacctgTCTAATTAATTAACGAATCAAAGAGTAATGTAGAGACACATAATTAACTTACTTAACTAGTAGCAGTATCCCTATtattatgcatatatagtacCATGTATTTGCACGCATGGCCGGTCGCCACAGAAACATCATCTTAAATTAGCTTAGAGTACATGCCAAAATTAactcatatgcatatgcatgttcaTTACGGTAATAATTAGTTACCTACATGGACTAGTAGTAATCATGAAACTTTTCAATGCGGTTTGGACACATTAAAGAGCTAGCTAAACTGAAACATGTACTTTCCTATGGCATCATATTATTCATATCCCAACCGCTTGTCATTTTCCAACAATTGATAACAAAGGAGTCCCTGAATACAAGGGCATATGATATAACTTCAAGAAACATAAGGAGAGAAAACATTGTTGTGTGCATGCTGCATGGTCTTAGTCAAAGATGTCCCACCAAAGCTATGCTTCCTGTCTGTCTCTCACTCATCTATATATCAAACTCTAAAATATAATCCCCTGCCAATCATTTAGCCCCAGATATACCACGACTCTTCATAGAGAAATAAACTAGTTTAATTAGGCTTGTTTTAAATGTACTGTGTCCCATTAgaaatagctagctagctagccagacTGAATCTAAGACTAAGGTTGCACCATATGAATACTTGCATTATTGTAGTTGTAGAAGCACGAAGCAAGTAAAAGGAAACCAACACCTGGCTCTAGCCTCCAAGTACTCACATATGTTCACACTTTATTCAGTTGCCACCATACATATATGTTCAGTTACCATTAACCCCAAAAATGCTCATTTTGCTACTTGCTAGCTGTTGTATATattatggcaaaaaaaaaaagctcatttGTCATAGAGAGATCAGAAAGTCCCAAATTAAGACTGACTACACTTCACTTCAGATGTTCAGTTAGAACCTTGAAACAGAAATCAAACAAACTTCAAACACAACCGTAATTAATCTGCGATGagacaaagattttttttttgtatattgAACTAAATTAGACCAGGTTTTGTTTTTTGCAATTAGAACTGTTGCAATGGAACAGTGATCAGGGCTACAGCTAAGCTAACAAGAACTCATCCCCAAGCTTCCTCTTTTGGAGCAAACTCCCAAGCATTATAAAATGGTGCAAGTGGGCACCCCTTGCACCCTAGCCCAAGAACAAAGATGATACGCGAAAACCGGGCAATGCCTGTTACCTACCATCTCCATCCCCAACATCACCATCATCGTCTtcctcgccatcgtcgtcgtcgtcgttcgatTTTTCGCCTCAACGACATGGAGGATttggtgaaaaaaatttcaCCATTGGGATTAAATTCTCTTCTTGCCTCAACCAATGCATTCATGAATGATTAACACCTGATCAATTAGTccatgagctagctagctaagctgaaTTGATGATCACACACAGTGAGGAGGATCACTGTGTGTGAGGTGGCGGCTCCAGCTTGGAGCTCGACGACGACCGTCCATGGCGGTCAAGAAGCTCCCTCGCCAGCGCTtgcaagtcgccgccgtcgctgccatcgtcgtcgccgcctctgcTGCTCGACGAGCCGTCGCCCATCCGGTCATAGGGGTGATGATgcagctgctggtggtggtgttgctgctgctggtatAGTCCCCACTGCGGCTGCGCCGCCGGCAGTGGGTCAAAGAGGGTGGACAGGTCGGCGGTGACCGGAATGTtggccgccgacgacgatggCAGGTCGGAGAAGTTgaagttggcggcggcggtcatcGGCATCAGTGGCTGTGGCTGTGGCGGCGCCAGGGTCGGCCCGGCGACgtagggcggcggcgacggcagctccATCGTCGAGAG
Above is a window of Oryza sativa Japonica Group chromosome 10, ASM3414082v1 DNA encoding:
- the LOC9266422 gene encoding LOB domain-containing protein 30, which encodes MSSSVVVSASGSGSGGGGGGGGGGAGGGGGGGPCGACKFLRRKCVQGCIFAPYFDSEAGAAHFAAVHKVFGASNVSKLLQQIPAHRRLDAVVTICYEAQARLRDPVYGCVAHIFHLQHQVAGLQSELNYLQGHLSTMELPSPPPYVAGPTLAPPQPQPLMPMTAAANFNFSDLPSSSAANIPVTADLSTLFDPLPAAQPQWGLYQQQQHHHQQLHHHPYDRMGDGSSSSRGGDDDGSDGGDLQALARELLDRHGRSSSSSKLEPPPHTQ